One Kitasatospora sp. NBC_01287 DNA window includes the following coding sequences:
- a CDS encoding cold-shock protein, with the protein MATGTVKWFNSEKGFGFIEQAEGGPDVFAHYSNIVANGFRELVEGQHVEFDVTQGQKGPQAENIRVI; encoded by the coding sequence ATGGCTACCGGCACCGTGAAGTGGTTCAACAGCGAAAAGGGCTTCGGCTTCATCGAGCAGGCCGAGGGCGGCCCTGACGTGTTCGCGCACTACTCGAACATCGTCGCCAACGGGTTCCGTGAGCTCGTTGAGGGCCAGCACGTCGAGTTCGACGTGACCCAGGGCCAGAAGGGCCCGCAGGCCGAGAACATCCGCGTCATCTGA
- a CDS encoding DEAD/DEAH box helicase, whose translation MTDQARRTGGRGRPRSQGSGSTSSTSSSGGFSDAQARAGRSSGGLRGQSQAQGRGRGAGKSRVAEPADFTVVTGTPARPPAATFAELEMPKGLLSALTREGVTDPFPIQSATLPDALAGRDVLGRGRTGSGKTLAFGLSVLARTAGQRADARKPLALVLVPTRELAQQVTDALTPYATAVNLRIATVVGGMSITRQANALRRGAELLVATPGRLDDLINRQDVRLDEVRITVLDEADQMADMGFLPQVTKLLEQVAEGGQRMLFSATLDKNIDRLVHRFLTDPVVHSVDPSAGAVTTMEHHVLQLEAADKVSATAHIASREGRVIMFVHTKHGADRLAKQLLASGVRAAALHGGKSQPQRNRTLDQFRDGHVTALIATNVAARGIHIDGLDLVVNVDPPIDHKDYLHRGGRTARAGESGTVVTLVLPEQRRDMSKLMIAAAIRPVTTKVRPGDAELARITGARTPSGIAVTLAPPVTAEPAAAPGAAKRRPAGPRSSRPADVDINGNPKRRRPKQRMGQTGAAAGGGATRTAAGFSGKASAAAKPGSGSKSGSNYGTGRQRRPAR comes from the coding sequence ATGACTGATCAGGCACGCCGCACCGGCGGCCGTGGCCGACCCCGCTCGCAGGGCTCGGGCAGCACCAGCAGCACCAGCAGCAGCGGCGGCTTCAGCGACGCGCAGGCGCGCGCGGGCCGCAGCTCGGGCGGGCTGCGCGGGCAGTCCCAGGCCCAGGGCCGCGGTCGCGGCGCGGGCAAGAGCCGCGTCGCCGAGCCCGCCGACTTCACCGTGGTGACCGGCACCCCCGCGCGCCCGCCGGCCGCGACCTTCGCCGAGCTGGAGATGCCCAAGGGCCTGCTCTCCGCGCTCACCCGCGAAGGCGTCACCGACCCGTTCCCGATCCAGTCGGCCACCCTGCCGGACGCGCTGGCCGGGCGCGACGTGCTCGGCCGCGGCCGCACCGGCTCCGGCAAGACGCTCGCTTTCGGCCTCTCCGTGCTGGCCCGCACCGCCGGGCAGCGCGCGGACGCCCGCAAGCCGCTGGCCCTGGTGCTGGTGCCGACCCGCGAGCTGGCCCAGCAGGTCACCGACGCGCTCACCCCCTACGCGACCGCCGTGAACCTGCGGATCGCCACGGTGGTCGGCGGTATGTCGATCACCCGCCAGGCCAACGCGCTGCGCCGCGGCGCCGAGCTGCTGGTGGCCACCCCCGGCCGGCTCGACGACCTGATCAACCGGCAGGACGTCCGGCTCGACGAGGTGCGGATCACCGTGCTGGACGAGGCCGACCAGATGGCCGACATGGGCTTCCTGCCGCAGGTCACCAAGCTGCTGGAGCAGGTCGCCGAGGGCGGGCAGCGGATGCTCTTCTCGGCCACCCTGGACAAGAACATCGACCGCCTGGTGCACCGCTTCCTGACCGACCCGGTGGTCCACTCGGTGGACCCCTCGGCGGGCGCGGTCACCACCATGGAGCACCACGTGCTCCAGCTGGAGGCGGCCGACAAGGTCTCCGCCACCGCCCACATCGCCTCCCGCGAGGGCCGGGTGATCATGTTCGTGCACACCAAGCACGGCGCCGACCGGCTCGCCAAGCAGCTGCTGGCCAGCGGCGTGCGGGCGGCCGCGCTGCACGGCGGCAAGTCGCAGCCGCAGCGCAACCGGACCCTGGACCAGTTCCGCGACGGGCACGTGACCGCGCTGATCGCCACCAACGTCGCCGCCCGCGGCATCCACATCGACGGCCTGGACCTGGTCGTCAACGTGGACCCGCCGATCGACCACAAGGACTACCTGCACCGCGGCGGCCGCACCGCGCGGGCCGGCGAGTCGGGCACCGTGGTCACCCTGGTGCTGCCCGAGCAGCGCCGGGACATGTCCAAGCTGATGATCGCCGCCGCGATCCGCCCGGTGACCACCAAGGTCCGCCCCGGTGACGCCGAGCTGGCCCGGATCACCGGCGCCCGCACCCCCTCGGGCATCGCCGTCACGCTGGCCCCGCCGGTCACCGCCGAGCCCGCCGCGGCGCCCGGCGCCGCCAAGCGCCGCCCGGCCGGCCCGCGCTCCTCGCGCCCGGCCGACGTGGACATCAACGGCAACCCGAAGCGTCGCCGCCCCAAGCAGCGGATGGGCCAGACCGGCGCCGCCGCCGGCGGCGGGGCCACCCGCACCGCGGCCGGCTTCTCCGGCAAGGCGAGCGCCGCCGCCAAGCCCGGCAGCGGCTCGAAGAGCGGCTCCAACTACGGCACCGGCCGCCAGCGCCGCCCCGCGCGCTGA
- a CDS encoding MmcQ/YjbR family DNA-binding protein, producing MTPGQLKAACLDFNGAEETFPFNPETSVFKVGGKIFAISALDGEPLKVSLKCEPEIAVQLRASHPAITPGWHLNKRHWNTVLLDGSVPKDLLLELVEDSYDLVVSSLPRRQQLVLDWSGLRGSREA from the coding sequence ATGACGCCTGGTCAGCTCAAGGCCGCCTGCCTGGACTTCAACGGCGCCGAGGAGACCTTCCCGTTCAACCCGGAGACCTCGGTCTTCAAGGTCGGCGGGAAGATCTTCGCGATCAGCGCGCTGGACGGCGAGCCGCTGAAGGTCAGCCTGAAGTGCGAGCCGGAGATCGCCGTCCAGCTGCGCGCGAGCCATCCGGCGATCACTCCGGGGTGGCACCTCAACAAGCGGCACTGGAACACCGTGCTGCTCGACGGCTCGGTGCCGAAGGACCTGCTGCTGGAGCTGGTCGAGGACTCCTACGACCTGGTCGTGAGCAGCCTGCCGCGCCGGCAGCAGCTGGTGCTCGACTGGTCCGGGCTGCGGGGCTCCAGGGAGGCCTGA
- a CDS encoding peptidylprolyl isomerase, whose amino-acid sequence MGSNVFFDISINDQPAGRLVFKLYDDVAPKTTQNFRELATGQHGFGFAESAFHRIIPGFMAQGGDFTRGDGTGGKSIYGEKFADENFQLKHTKPGLLSMANAGRNTNGSQFFLTFIPTDWLDGKHVVFGEVAEDESGLLKKLEGLGSQSGKPTGKVVITASGTV is encoded by the coding sequence ATGGGATCCAACGTTTTCTTCGACATCAGCATCAACGACCAGCCCGCCGGCCGCCTGGTCTTCAAGCTCTACGACGACGTCGCGCCCAAGACGACGCAGAACTTCCGTGAGCTGGCCACCGGGCAGCACGGCTTCGGCTTCGCCGAGTCCGCGTTCCACCGCATCATCCCGGGCTTCATGGCCCAGGGCGGCGACTTCACCCGCGGCGACGGCACCGGCGGCAAGAGCATCTACGGCGAGAAGTTCGCGGACGAGAACTTCCAGCTGAAGCACACCAAGCCGGGCCTGCTCTCGATGGCCAACGCCGGCCGCAACACCAACGGCTCGCAGTTCTTCCTGACCTTCATCCCCACCGACTGGCTGGACGGCAAGCACGTCGTCTTCGGCGAGGTCGCGGAGGACGAGTCCGGTCTGCTGAAGAAGCTCGAGGGCCTGGGCTCGCAGAGCGGCAAGCCCACCGGCAAGGTCGTCATCACCGCCTCCGGCACCGTCTGA